The following are encoded together in the Chaetodon auriga isolate fChaAug3 chromosome 6, fChaAug3.hap1, whole genome shotgun sequence genome:
- the alkbh3 gene encoding alpha-ketoglutarate-dependent dioxygenase alkB homolog 3, protein MSDKRQRARVQGSWAKQLPKHSRPTGAVSNNQQSKSANPAAVSWGCGSQKTPLTTFEFHQPTKPVRYAPPEKVIEQAGDYEISHGPSGVSRLRLLPGFLPSEEADWMFSKLLAELPWSQKTNYRQGEAYEEPRLTCWYGELPYTYARSTMAANPQWHPLLLTLREAVEQLSGCSFNSLLCNLYRDGHDSIGWHSDDEASLGVKPTIASLSLGDTRVFSLRKQPPPEENGDYTYVERIRVPLGHGTLLLMAGATQDDWQHQVAKEYHDRGPRINLTFRNIHAEPEGHRPGTKLRFTAKQP, encoded by the exons atgtcagATAAGCGTCAGCGTGCCAGAGTCCAGGGCTCCTGGGCCAAACAACTGCCAAAACACTCCAGACCAACAG gTGCAGTCTCAaacaaccaacagtccaaaagtgCCAATCCAGCCGCTGTTTCCTGGGGATGTGGGTCACAGAAAACACCCCTAACAACATTTGAGTTTCACCAGCCCACCAAG cCAGTCAGATATGCTCCACCAGAGAAGGTGATTGA acaggcaggtgatTATGAGATCAGCCATGGACCTTCAGGAGTGTCCAG ACTGCGGCTGCTGCCTGGGTTTCTTCCCTCAGAGGAGGCTGACTGGATGTTCAGTAAGCTGTTAGCAGAGCTTCCCTGGTCCCAGAAGACCAACTACAGACAGG gTGAGGCGTACGAGGAGCCCAGGCTGACGTGCTGGTATGGAGAACTTCCCTATACGTACGCTCGCTCCACCATGGCTGCAAACCCGCAG TGGCATCCATTGCTGTTAACCCTTCGCGAGGCAGTGGAGCAGCTGAGCGGATGCAGCTTCAACTCGCTGCTGTGTAATCTGTATCGGGACGGCCATGACAGCATCGGCTGGCACAGTGACGATGAGGCCTCTTTGGGTGTGAAGCCCACCATCGCCTCCCTCAGTCTGGGAGACACAAGAGTGTTCAGCCTCCGCAAGCAGCCTCCTCCG GAGGAGAACGGTGACTACACGTACGTGGAGCGGATTCGGGTTCCTTTGGGCCACGGGACCCTTCTGCTGATGGCAGGAGCCACGCAAGACGACTGGCAG CATCAGGTGGCTAAAGAGTACCACGACCGAGGCCCACGCATCAACCTGACCTTCAGAAACATCCACGCAGAGCCGGAGGGCCACAGGCCGGGGACCAAGCTGCGATTCACAGCCAAGCAACCGTAA